The Girardinichthys multiradiatus isolate DD_20200921_A chromosome 6, DD_fGirMul_XY1, whole genome shotgun sequence genome window below encodes:
- the LOC124869461 gene encoding gamma-interferon-inducible lysosomal thiol reductase-like, with protein sequence MMVLLPLLLAVWVSVPYGGCSLYPSCIEPPAKWCSSIDSAVQCGVLKQCLESDFLRTRQTEDPVQVGLYYESLCPGCRLFLTEMLFPTYLLLNKIMSVTLVPYGNALEKPDGQKYIYECQHGKQECLGNMVETCIMNMTEMAFPIIFCMESSVDVIGSAESCLKIYAPELSMDKVMSCVNGDMGMQLMHQNALKTKALNPPHQYVPWVTINGVHTDDLQTKAMSSLFTLVCSMYKGTKPPACGGTQKLHYQSYCHNE encoded by the exons ATGATGGTCCTGCTCCCGCTACTTTTGGCAGTTTGGGTCAGCGTTCCGTACGGTGGCTGCTCGCTCTACCCGTCATGCATCGAACCTCCAGCAAAGTGGTGCTCCTCCATAGACTCAGCTGTTCAGTGTGGG GTTTTGAAGCAGTGCCTTGAGTCTGACTTCTTGAGGACCCGTCAGACAGAAGATCCAGTCCAGGTTGGCCTTTACTATGAGAGTCTCTGTCCTGGCTGCAGACTGTTTCTCACTGAGATGCTGTTTCCTACCTACCTGCTGCTGAACAAAATCATGTCTGTTACTCTAGTGCCCTATGGAAATGCACTG GAGAAGCCTGATGGTCAGAAGTATATCTATGAGTGCCAGCATGGGAAACAAGAATGTCTGGGGAACATGGTGGAG ACTTGTATAATGAACATGACTGAGATGGCCTTCCCAATCATCTTCTGCATGGAATCCTCTGTTGATGTCATCGGTTCAGCTGAAAGC TGTTTGAAAATCTATGCCCCTGAGCTGAGCATGGACAAAGTAATGAGCTGCGTTAATGGAGACATGGGAATGCAGCTGATGCATCAGAATGCCTTGAAGACCAAAGCATTGAACCCTCCACACCAGTATGTGCCCTGGGTGACCATTAATGGG gtACATACAGATGACCTGCAAACTAAGGCCATGTCCTCTCTCTTCACTTTGGTCTGTTCCATGTATAAG GGCACAAAGCCTCCTGCCTGTGGAGGGACCCAGAAACTACACTACCAAAGTTACTGCCACAATGAATAA